A window of Hymenobacter aerilatus contains these coding sequences:
- a CDS encoding Spy/CpxP family protein refolding chaperone, with product MTRIYKPAFYTMHPLSAFFRPLRPLLVLFVLTLSLHGAAQTPPGGRLSQLENARIAYLTEKVSLTQEQAQQFWPVYNEYAAKRRDLNQRSRQLRTTRPETLSDQQLKDNLNQVLALRQQEVDLDKDYLRQFQKVLSIRQVSQLYAAERQFTREVLQRVTRSRRR from the coding sequence ATGACTCGTATTTATAAGCCCGCTTTCTACACCATGCACCCGTTATCTGCTTTTTTTCGTCCTCTTCGCCCCTTGCTGGTGCTTTTCGTGCTGACCCTGAGCCTGCACGGCGCAGCGCAAACGCCCCCTGGCGGCCGCCTCAGCCAGCTTGAGAATGCCCGCATTGCCTACCTCACCGAGAAAGTTTCGCTCACGCAGGAGCAGGCGCAGCAGTTCTGGCCCGTCTACAACGAATACGCCGCCAAGCGCCGCGACCTGAATCAACGCTCGCGCCAGCTCCGCACCACCCGACCCGAAACCCTCAGCGACCAGCAGCTAAAAGACAATCTCAACCAAGTACTGGCCCTGCGCCAGCAGGAGGTAGACCTCGACAAAGATTACCTCCGTCAGTTTCAGAAAGTCCTGAGTATCCGGCAAGTGAGCCAACTCTACGCTGCCGAACGCCAGTTTACCCGCGAAGTCCTCCAACGCGTTACTCGCAGCCGGAGGAGGTAA
- a CDS encoding RNA polymerase sigma factor: protein MEDQEILAKFADPASRNLAFNQLVRKYQQRVYWHVRKMVVDHQDADDLTQDTFVKVWKNLSTFRQDASLFTWIYRIATNECLNFLSSKRRKFFLPLNDVGAELLAKAEADPGLLSGDEVEQKLQKAILRLPDKQRLVFNLKYYEDMTYEQMADVTGTSVGALKASYHHAVKKIEQYVNNQPTND, encoded by the coding sequence TTGGAAGACCAGGAGATACTTGCCAAGTTTGCTGATCCGGCCTCCCGCAATCTGGCCTTCAACCAGCTGGTGCGCAAATACCAGCAGCGGGTGTATTGGCACGTGCGCAAGATGGTAGTCGACCACCAAGACGCCGACGACCTCACGCAAGACACCTTCGTGAAGGTGTGGAAGAACCTTTCAACCTTTCGGCAGGACGCCAGCCTCTTCACCTGGATTTACCGCATTGCCACCAACGAGTGCCTGAATTTTCTGTCGAGCAAGCGGCGTAAGTTCTTCCTACCCCTCAACGATGTGGGTGCCGAGTTGCTGGCCAAGGCCGAGGCTGACCCCGGCCTACTCTCCGGCGATGAGGTGGAGCAAAAGCTGCAAAAAGCCATCCTGCGCCTGCCCGACAAACAGCGCCTGGTGTTCAACCTGAAATACTACGAGGACATGACTTACGAGCAGATGGCCGACGTCACGGGCACGTCGGTGGGTGCGCTGAAAGCCTCCTACCACCACGCCGTAAAGAAAATTGAGCAGTACGTCAACAATCAGCCTACCAACGATTAA
- a CDS encoding glycoside hydrolase family 2 protein, with product MDLTHSNYGLSASKEEEENTTSPVASEPTSLPTEDPGNPLPRAVLRLNNHQLLDGEWKFAVDTEDHGLRDGWQLGHAYQHTAQWPGSVEMHMATAKGEHSPVAWKDKVVVWYEREFALPERDDEQAHSMLQLTFGACGYETRVWLNGHLLQTIEGEEVHYGEYTSFSYELPEEILHLRNRLTVRIADTMDAETPRGKQESHVYKRGGIWYQTYTGAVRSVWLEMVERNRLRSRVGVVSVVEDQLVRFNLTMRIHDPGHYIVRLQVFGQESEAAEPLAVSDFPLLLEAGQHEQRVVMELPGAELWSPASPHLYRLVAQLIDADGYAAQIEAYFGLRKIEARGCYVYLNNERIYLDGILYQPGTATYAEIQRHFYAMKELGCNLVRVHIAGVDPRIYNLADELGLLLWVEVPSPHSSTTRSRRNHRAELLRMVSLMETHPSIIIWSLYNEDWGAQDIAVNRKTQQYIVDTYHYMQLAHPQFLVVDNDGWHHISYHGRLKSDLLTAHLYTPDANRWRELLDRLVRGELEGTAAFPLVVGDPFFYRRQVPLLVSEWGGFGFPDYGGPQDDAERAERIRLFKEELRARPIAGDVYTQATNIEDERNGLIDPQTGELNVPAGLLASGPPPAPSV from the coding sequence ATGGACCTTACCCATTCCAACTACGGCCTTTCGGCCAGCAAAGAAGAGGAAGAGAACACCACCTCACCCGTTGCCAGCGAACCTACCAGCCTACCTACCGAAGACCCCGGCAACCCGCTGCCCCGCGCCGTGCTGCGCCTCAACAATCACCAGCTGCTCGATGGCGAGTGGAAGTTTGCGGTGGATACCGAAGACCACGGCCTGCGCGACGGCTGGCAATTGGGCCACGCCTACCAGCACACGGCTCAGTGGCCGGGCTCGGTGGAAATGCACATGGCCACCGCCAAGGGCGAGCACAGCCCCGTTGCCTGGAAAGACAAGGTAGTGGTGTGGTACGAGCGGGAGTTTGCCCTACCCGAGCGCGACGACGAGCAGGCGCATTCCATGCTCCAGCTCACCTTTGGCGCCTGCGGCTACGAAACCCGCGTGTGGCTGAACGGGCACTTGCTGCAAACCATTGAGGGTGAAGAAGTACACTACGGTGAGTATACGTCTTTCTCCTACGAGCTACCCGAGGAAATCCTGCACCTGCGCAACCGCCTCACCGTGCGCATTGCCGATACGATGGACGCCGAAACGCCCCGCGGCAAGCAGGAATCGCACGTGTACAAGCGCGGCGGCATCTGGTACCAAACCTACACGGGGGCTGTGCGCTCGGTGTGGTTGGAGATGGTAGAGCGCAACCGCCTCCGTTCCCGCGTGGGGGTAGTGAGCGTGGTAGAAGACCAGTTGGTGCGCTTCAATCTCACCATGCGCATCCATGACCCCGGCCACTACATAGTGCGCTTGCAGGTATTTGGGCAAGAGTCAGAAGCGGCAGAGCCGTTGGCTGTTTCTGATTTTCCGCTGCTGCTGGAGGCAGGGCAGCACGAGCAGCGCGTGGTGATGGAGCTACCCGGTGCCGAGCTCTGGTCGCCGGCCTCACCGCATCTCTATCGGCTGGTGGCTCAGCTGATTGATGCTGATGGCTACGCGGCGCAGATAGAAGCCTACTTCGGGCTGCGCAAAATTGAGGCGCGGGGCTGCTACGTGTACCTCAACAATGAGCGTATCTACCTCGATGGTATTTTGTACCAACCCGGCACGGCTACCTACGCCGAGATACAGCGCCATTTCTACGCCATGAAGGAGCTGGGGTGTAACCTGGTGCGCGTGCACATTGCCGGCGTCGACCCGCGCATCTACAACTTGGCCGACGAGCTAGGGCTGCTGCTGTGGGTGGAAGTGCCCAGTCCGCACAGCTCTACCACGCGCAGCCGGCGCAACCACCGGGCCGAGCTGCTGCGCATGGTGTCGCTCATGGAAACGCACCCATCCATCATCATTTGGAGCTTATATAATGAAGACTGGGGCGCCCAGGACATTGCCGTCAACCGCAAAACCCAGCAGTACATTGTGGATACCTACCACTACATGCAGCTGGCGCACCCGCAGTTTCTGGTGGTCGACAACGATGGTTGGCACCACATTTCCTACCACGGCCGCTTGAAATCGGACTTGCTGACGGCCCACCTCTACACGCCCGACGCCAACCGCTGGCGCGAGCTGCTGGACCGGCTGGTGCGCGGCGAGTTGGAAGGCACGGCCGCTTTCCCGCTGGTGGTAGGCGACCCGTTTTTCTACCGTCGTCAGGTGCCGTTGCTGGTAAGCGAGTGGGGCGGCTTTGGCTTCCCCGACTACGGTGGCCCCCAAGACGATGCCGAGCGTGCCGAGCGCATTCGGTTGTTCAAAGAGGAGCTGCGCGCCCGCCCTATTGCCGGCGACGTGTACACGCAGGCCACCAACATTGAGGATGAGCGCAACGGCCTGATAGACCCGCAGACCGGCGAGCTGAACGTGCCGGCGGGGCTGCTGGCCTCGGGGCCGCCGCCTGCACCGTCAGTGTAA
- a CDS encoding alpha-L-rhamnosidase-related protein: MHHPPAIPTRAAVWHSEAYTLYPDRVAQGGYEARAVSRTELVSNYPNTAGRWQQTINTADFPQYHSDYPLSDTLYNLALEEARRAVELDGTFRTGQEWAGVWTRDISYSIILSQALLQPEVAMTSLLRKVTPNGRITQDTGTGGAYPCSTDRMIWAVAAWEIYLVTGDESWLRKVYPIIKRSIEDDMQNAYDLHNGLVRGESSFLDWREQTYPRWMQPADICQSECLGTNAVHYQANVVVAEMARHLGDAPAATRHQQLAHRIRQGINRHLWQPDKGYYGQFLYGRHFLMLSPKAEALGEALSVLFGVAEDEQAQQVVAQTPTVPFGVPCIYPQIPGVPPYHNNGVWPFVQSYWALAAAKVGNEESVLESIAAIYRPAALFLTNKENFVAENGDFTGTQVNSSNMLWSLSGSLSLVYKLLFGMQFEVDRLVFKPFVPQALQGTRTLTGVRYRDAVLDVELQGFGNELSSILLDGQPVAEAAVPATLTGRHTLRLVLSGQAPAPAAVNRVRNTCSPETPDAHLQLGSDHVKRLEWQPVPGAAHYRIYRYGRLHETTPNGRVTAVAADDILAEYQVTAVDKDGLESFASEPQRWQDALAQQVQLETVATASFLPYNGFTGKGFIEISKTTNTTLTIPVTVAEEGLYIVDFRYANGNGPINTENKCAIRTLRRGAELLGTVVLPQRGTDAWSDWGYTNPLPVRLPNGTTHLTLTFEPANENMNGDVNQAMLDYMRVVKL; encoded by the coding sequence ATGCATCATCCCCCAGCTATTCCTACCCGTGCAGCCGTGTGGCACTCCGAGGCCTATACGCTCTACCCCGACCGCGTGGCGCAGGGTGGGTATGAGGCGCGGGCCGTGTCGCGCACTGAACTGGTGTCGAATTACCCCAACACAGCCGGACGCTGGCAGCAGACCATCAACACCGCCGACTTTCCGCAGTACCACTCCGACTACCCTCTCTCCGACACGCTTTACAACCTGGCCCTAGAAGAAGCCCGCCGCGCCGTGGAACTCGATGGTACGTTCCGCACGGGGCAGGAGTGGGCCGGCGTCTGGACGCGCGACATCAGCTATTCCATCATCCTGTCACAGGCCCTGTTGCAGCCCGAAGTGGCCATGACCAGCCTTTTGCGTAAGGTCACGCCCAACGGCCGCATTACACAGGACACTGGCACAGGTGGTGCCTACCCTTGCTCCACCGACCGCATGATTTGGGCCGTGGCTGCCTGGGAAATCTACCTGGTGACCGGCGACGAATCCTGGCTGCGCAAAGTCTACCCCATCATCAAACGGTCCATCGAAGACGATATGCAGAATGCCTACGACCTGCACAACGGCTTGGTGCGCGGCGAGTCGTCGTTCCTGGACTGGCGCGAGCAGACTTACCCCCGCTGGATGCAGCCCGCCGACATCTGTCAGAGTGAGTGCCTGGGTACCAACGCCGTGCACTACCAAGCCAACGTGGTGGTGGCCGAAATGGCTCGTCACCTTGGAGATGCCCCCGCCGCCACCCGCCATCAACAGTTGGCCCATCGCATCCGGCAAGGCATCAACCGGCACCTGTGGCAGCCCGACAAAGGCTACTACGGCCAGTTTCTATACGGGCGTCATTTCTTGATGCTTTCGCCAAAAGCCGAGGCGCTGGGCGAGGCCCTGAGCGTATTATTTGGTGTGGCCGAGGACGAACAGGCGCAGCAGGTAGTCGCTCAAACACCTACCGTTCCGTTCGGCGTGCCATGCATCTACCCGCAAATTCCGGGCGTTCCGCCCTACCACAACAACGGGGTGTGGCCCTTCGTGCAGAGCTATTGGGCGCTGGCCGCCGCCAAGGTAGGCAACGAGGAGTCGGTGCTGGAAAGCATAGCCGCCATCTACCGCCCGGCAGCGCTGTTCCTGACCAACAAGGAAAACTTCGTGGCCGAAAACGGTGACTTCACCGGCACGCAGGTCAATAGCAGCAATATGCTCTGGAGCCTCTCGGGTAGCCTGAGTTTAGTGTATAAGTTGTTGTTTGGGATGCAGTTTGAGGTGGATCGGCTGGTGTTCAAACCCTTTGTGCCGCAGGCGTTGCAGGGCACACGCACGCTTACAGGCGTGCGCTACCGTGATGCCGTACTCGATGTGGAGCTGCAAGGCTTCGGCAACGAGCTGAGCAGCATCCTGCTCGACGGACAACCTGTGGCCGAAGCCGCTGTGCCTGCTACCCTCACGGGTCGGCACACGCTACGCCTGGTGCTCAGCGGCCAAGCGCCGGCGCCGGCGGCCGTCAATCGGGTGCGCAATACCTGTTCACCCGAAACCCCGGACGCCCATTTGCAACTCGGGTCCGACCACGTAAAGCGATTGGAATGGCAGCCGGTGCCGGGCGCAGCGCACTACCGGATATACAGGTACGGCCGGCTCCACGAAACGACGCCTAACGGACGGGTGACGGCTGTGGCGGCCGACGATATACTTGCGGAATACCAGGTGACGGCGGTAGACAAGGATGGGCTGGAATCGTTTGCCAGTGAGCCCCAACGTTGGCAAGACGCGCTGGCCCAGCAGGTGCAGCTCGAAACGGTAGCCACGGCATCGTTCCTACCCTACAACGGCTTCACAGGTAAGGGCTTCATCGAAATCAGCAAAACCACAAACACCACTCTCACCATCCCCGTGACCGTGGCCGAGGAAGGCCTATACATCGTGGATTTCCGCTACGCCAACGGCAACGGCCCCATCAACACCGAAAATAAGTGCGCCATCCGCACGCTGCGGCGGGGCGCCGAGCTACTGGGCACTGTGGTACTACCCCAGCGCGGCACCGATGCGTGGTCGGACTGGGGCTATACCAACCCGCTGCCCGTGCGCCTACCCAACGGCACCACCCACCTGACCCTAACCTTCGAGCCCGCCAACGAAAACATGAACGGCGACGTGAATCAAGCTATGCTGGATTATATGCGGGTGGTGAAGTTGTGA
- a CDS encoding DUF481 domain-containing protein, translated as MPKLYCFCLLLLAALLLAPPAARAQNQQQRDTTLIVYNSQLTGAFSKGGVNRALLSTTQALTFTRGQHYGLPLNGSFIYGKQDGLLRERELLLNATPYYYKGRFRAYAIGGFERSNLRGITDRVQLGAGPGWAFYSDTLGREVSISNLIIREKTNFLDGTSQLTARNSVRFKVAYSIKILTVSSITFYQPSLANFNNYRFSNVSTAALKLTNHLAFNFSYNYTHESQYSEGKVPDNTNITVGFSYATKR; from the coding sequence ATGCCCAAACTGTATTGCTTTTGTTTGCTGCTCCTGGCAGCTTTGCTGCTCGCCCCGCCGGCAGCTCGCGCCCAAAACCAGCAGCAGCGCGATACCACGCTAATTGTATACAACAGCCAGTTGACAGGTGCCTTCAGCAAAGGAGGCGTCAACAGGGCACTATTATCTACCACCCAGGCCCTCACCTTCACCCGCGGGCAGCACTACGGCCTACCCCTCAACGGCAGCTTTATCTATGGCAAACAAGATGGCTTGCTGAGGGAGCGGGAGTTGCTGCTCAACGCCACCCCCTACTACTACAAAGGCCGTTTTCGGGCCTATGCCATTGGGGGCTTCGAGCGCAGCAACTTGCGCGGCATCACCGACCGCGTGCAGCTGGGCGCCGGGCCCGGCTGGGCTTTCTACTCCGATACGCTGGGTAGGGAAGTCTCGATCAGCAACCTTATTATCCGGGAGAAAACTAATTTTCTGGATGGCACCTCTCAGCTCACGGCTCGCAACTCGGTGCGCTTCAAAGTCGCCTACTCCATTAAAATCCTGACGGTTAGCTCCATCACGTTCTATCAGCCATCCTTGGCCAATTTCAACAATTACCGCTTCAGCAACGTCTCCACGGCCGCCCTCAAGCTCACCAACCACTTGGCCTTCAACTTCAGCTACAACTATACGCACGAAAGCCAATACAGCGAAGGCAAAGTCCCTGACAATACAAATATTACTGTCGGGTTTTCTTATGCCACGAAGCGGTGA
- a CDS encoding mechanosensitive ion channel family protein, translating to MRIRFWCFLLLIVSLLGTAKRVGAQAPAPTLRDSVRTQALTSDTRQLRQLDSLRRQNTERLAQLQQELLTLKGAGQNRTRERELVQELRTLQWVDSLRHVRARQRIDSLKQYARGYPVVPHHDTLFYVYTKLGPFSPQERANLIAEKVRRLESDVFFRPDSLRLYPSEQTIDLMYGALVIQSISDNDALWLDTSRDSLAVRFRTRIVQAIAVYKEEHSFYNILKEIGLALLVLVVFYFIIRLVNQFFRWVRLRLIDREETWFRGIKLGAYELFTPRRELDAALLLVNVLRWVVIFLMIYLVLPVLFSIFPGTQNVADTLLGYVLTPLRKMLLALWNYLPNLITIVVVVTVFRYILKGVYFLKEEIRQGRLTIQGFYPDWANPTYQIVRVLIFAFLLVVIFPYLPGSDSPIFKGVSVFLGFLFTFGSAGSLSNIVAGLVLTYMRAYKLGDRVKIGDVTGDIIEKNLLVTRIRTIKNEEITIPNSSIMSSYTTNYSSAAPTLGLIVHTTVTMGYDVPWQQVHELLITAALQAEGILPEPKPFVLQTSLDDYYVSYQLNAYTREASKQALIYSSLHQHVQDVCHAAGIEMMSPHFRAVRDASAPQMPPEYVPKDFEPPKFRVEGLGDKD from the coding sequence ATGCGTATTCGTTTTTGGTGTTTTTTGTTGTTGATAGTGAGTCTGTTAGGAACTGCGAAACGGGTGGGCGCCCAAGCACCCGCGCCTACCCTGCGCGACTCTGTGCGCACCCAGGCCCTCACCTCCGACACGCGCCAGCTGCGTCAGCTCGATTCGCTGCGCCGCCAGAACACCGAGCGCCTGGCGCAGTTGCAGCAGGAGCTGCTTACGCTGAAAGGCGCGGGCCAGAACCGCACCCGTGAGCGGGAGTTGGTGCAGGAGCTGCGCACTCTGCAATGGGTCGACTCGCTGCGCCACGTGCGCGCCCGCCAGCGCATCGACTCGCTGAAGCAATATGCCCGCGGCTACCCCGTGGTGCCCCACCACGATACCTTGTTTTACGTGTACACCAAGCTGGGACCATTTTCGCCTCAGGAGCGCGCCAACCTTATTGCCGAGAAAGTGCGGCGCCTGGAGTCCGATGTGTTTTTCCGGCCCGACTCGCTACGCCTTTACCCCTCGGAGCAAACCATCGACCTGATGTATGGTGCCTTGGTGATACAGAGCATTTCCGACAACGATGCCCTTTGGCTCGACACCTCCCGCGACTCGCTGGCTGTGCGCTTCCGGACGCGTATTGTGCAGGCAATAGCAGTCTACAAAGAGGAGCATAGTTTTTACAACATCTTGAAGGAGATTGGATTGGCGCTGCTGGTGCTAGTAGTGTTCTACTTTATTATACGCCTCGTCAATCAGTTTTTCCGTTGGGTACGGCTCAGGCTCATCGACCGCGAAGAAACCTGGTTCCGAGGGATTAAGCTGGGTGCTTACGAGCTGTTTACACCCCGCCGTGAGCTGGATGCGGCCTTGCTGCTAGTGAACGTGCTGCGCTGGGTTGTCATTTTCTTGATGATTTACCTGGTACTGCCCGTACTGTTCAGCATCTTCCCCGGCACCCAGAATGTGGCCGATACGCTGCTGGGCTACGTACTCACGCCTCTACGCAAGATGCTGCTGGCGTTGTGGAACTATCTGCCCAACCTTATTACTATTGTAGTGGTAGTCACGGTGTTTCGCTATATTCTGAAAGGGGTGTATTTTCTGAAAGAGGAAATCCGTCAGGGCCGCCTTACCATTCAGGGCTTCTACCCCGATTGGGCCAACCCTACCTACCAGATTGTGCGGGTGCTCATCTTTGCCTTTCTACTGGTCGTTATCTTTCCCTACCTGCCTGGCTCCGACTCGCCCATTTTCAAGGGGGTCTCGGTGTTTTTGGGCTTCCTGTTCACGTTTGGGTCGGCGGGGTCGTTGTCAAACATTGTGGCTGGGCTAGTGCTCACCTACATGCGCGCCTACAAGCTGGGCGACCGGGTGAAAATTGGCGACGTGACGGGCGACATTATCGAGAAGAACCTACTCGTGACGCGTATTCGCACCATCAAAAACGAGGAAATCACCATTCCGAATTCCTCTATTATGAGCAGCTACACCACCAATTATAGCAGTGCTGCACCCACATTGGGCCTCATCGTACATACTACCGTTACGATGGGCTACGATGTGCCTTGGCAGCAGGTGCACGAGTTGCTGATTACAGCCGCTCTACAAGCCGAAGGCATTTTACCTGAACCCAAACCCTTCGTCTTGCAAACCAGCCTCGACGATTATTATGTGAGCTACCAGCTAAACGCATACACGCGCGAGGCCAGCAAGCAGGCGCTGATCTACTCTAGCCTCCATCAGCATGTGCAGGACGTGTGCCACGCCGCAGGCATCGAGATGATGTCGCCACACTTCCGCGCTGTGCGTGATGCGTCTGCTCCGCAAATGCCCCCAGAATACGTCCCCAAGGATTTTGAACCGCCGAAGTTTCGGGTAGAGGGACTAGGCGACAAGGACTAG
- a CDS encoding glycoside hydrolase family 43 protein: MARIFLGSPAKYQHKWAHLFLFALLAVVCISYTAGYAAFQKATVASLRPENAGSASSKDSSQRQENPVIPGDFADPSVIRQGKVYYATGTSSEWAPHFPLFQSTDLLHWQPMGYVLPKTPDWAAASFWAPELFYRNGTYYVYYVARRKSDNVSCIGVATSPNPAQGFTDRGIVLAYGKEAIDPFVLEENGQLYITWKAYGLDQRPIELLGNRLSADGLRVEGEPFMLLRDDAKKGIEGQCLVKHGGYYYLLYSLGACCGRNCSYQVEVARSATLRGPYTRSANNPILATTQEWKCTGHGTIVTSDEGKDYYLYHAYSKTADVYTGRQGMLGEVRWNETTGWPAILPLGNAAAPVQNFRDEFAAKTLTDAWQWDFRHSQPTWQVANGTLALTGRPTADNLTGTALTVRPLTSSYTLTTEVVRPNAALKGLVLYGDAGQAVGVGVRNNAVEVWAVKDKKRTVLRTAAVKASQPLQLKMTVQNGYQCRFFWRSGGKQWNEIATGGPYYNGDFLPPWDRSPRPGLLHQGSGTEPAVFRFFKLAYQ, encoded by the coding sequence ATGGCACGTATCTTTTTAGGTAGCCCTGCGAAGTATCAGCATAAGTGGGCGCACTTGTTCCTGTTTGCACTTCTGGCCGTGGTTTGTATCTCCTACACCGCTGGTTATGCTGCGTTTCAAAAGGCAACCGTGGCCTCCCTGCGGCCAGAAAATGCCGGCAGTGCAAGCAGCAAAGACAGCAGCCAGCGCCAGGAAAACCCGGTTATCCCCGGCGACTTTGCCGATCCGTCCGTTATTCGGCAGGGTAAAGTATACTACGCTACGGGCACCTCGTCGGAATGGGCGCCGCACTTCCCGCTGTTTCAATCCACCGATTTGCTGCACTGGCAACCTATGGGCTATGTGCTGCCCAAAACGCCCGACTGGGCCGCCGCTTCCTTTTGGGCGCCCGAGCTTTTCTACCGCAACGGCACCTACTACGTGTATTATGTGGCCCGCCGCAAGAGCGACAATGTCTCCTGCATTGGCGTAGCCACTTCCCCCAACCCCGCGCAAGGCTTCACCGATCGGGGCATCGTGCTGGCCTACGGCAAGGAGGCCATTGATCCGTTTGTGCTGGAAGAAAACGGCCAGCTGTATATCACCTGGAAAGCCTACGGGCTGGATCAGCGCCCCATTGAGCTGCTGGGCAACCGACTTTCCGCCGATGGGCTGCGGGTGGAGGGGGAGCCATTTATGCTGCTTCGCGATGACGCCAAGAAAGGCATAGAAGGCCAGTGCCTGGTAAAGCACGGCGGCTACTACTACCTGCTCTACTCGCTGGGTGCGTGTTGTGGGCGAAACTGTAGCTATCAGGTGGAAGTGGCCCGGTCGGCCACGCTGCGCGGACCCTACACTCGGTCTGCCAACAACCCCATTCTGGCCACCACCCAGGAGTGGAAATGCACCGGCCACGGCACCATCGTGACTTCAGACGAAGGCAAAGACTATTATTTGTACCATGCCTACAGCAAAACGGCCGATGTGTATACTGGCCGACAGGGCATGCTGGGCGAAGTGCGTTGGAACGAGACAACGGGGTGGCCGGCCATACTGCCGCTGGGCAATGCGGCCGCTCCCGTGCAAAACTTCCGGGACGAGTTTGCCGCAAAAACGCTGACCGATGCCTGGCAGTGGGATTTTCGTCATAGTCAGCCCACGTGGCAGGTAGCCAACGGGACGTTGGCGCTGACCGGCCGCCCAACCGCCGACAACCTGACCGGCACGGCCCTAACCGTTCGCCCACTCACTAGCTCCTATACCCTGACCACGGAGGTAGTTAGGCCCAACGCGGCCCTGAAGGGACTGGTCCTCTACGGCGACGCTGGCCAGGCAGTAGGCGTGGGCGTCCGCAACAACGCGGTGGAAGTATGGGCAGTGAAGGACAAGAAAAGGACGGTATTGCGCACCGCCGCCGTGAAAGCCAGCCAACCGTTGCAGCTGAAGATGACGGTACAAAACGGGTATCAGTGCCGATTCTTCTGGCGGAGTGGTGGCAAGCAATGGAATGAAATAGCTACGGGCGGGCCCTACTACAACGGCGACTTCCTACCCCCGTGGGACCGTAGCCCCCGGCCCGGCCTACTCCACCAGGGGAGCGGGACAGAACCGGCCGTTTTCCGCTTTTTCAAGCTTGCCTATCAATAA